A genomic window from Chelonia mydas isolate rCheMyd1 chromosome 16, rCheMyd1.pri.v2, whole genome shotgun sequence includes:
- the SLC2A8 gene encoding solute carrier family 2, facilitated glucose transporter member 8 isoform X11, with protein MVVTGILGAYVAGMVLGWRWLAVLCSFPPCIMLMFMSFMPETPRFLLNQKKHSEAMAALQFLRGSKVDHEWECRQIETSAEEQHGLSIAEFKNPAIYKPFLIGVALMFFQQVTGINAIMFYAETIFEEANFKDSRLASVVVGSIQVFFTAVAALIIDKTGRKVLLSISGVIMAISTAAFGLYCKVVLPNPRNSSQPDLLTTPNSVSAGAENNLAWLAVVSLGLFITGFALGWGPIPWLVMSEIFPLKARGISSGACVLTNWFMAFLITKEFHDLTGFLTSYGTFWLFSVLCILNVIFTVLYVPETKGRTLEQIEAHFRRLPAT; from the exons ATGGTAGTGACTGGTATACTAGGAGCTTATGTTGCAG GAATGGTACTTGGATGGCGCTGGCTGGCTGTGCTATGTTCTTTCCCACCATGCATAATGCTCATGTTCATGTCCTTCATGCCTGAAACACCTAGGTTCCTGCTGAACCAGAAAAAACACAGTGAAGCTATGGCTGCTTTACAGTTTCTGCGGGGATCAAAGGTGGACCATGAATGGGAATGCAGGCAGATTGAAACCAGTGCTGAGGAGCAG CATGGACTAAGTATTGCTGAATTTAAGAATCCAGCCATCTACAAGCCATTTCTTATTGGTGTGGCACTGATGTTCTTCCAGCAAGTAACAGGGATTAATGCAATTATGTTTTATGCAGAAACTATCTTTGAAGAAGCTAATTTTAAG GACAGCAGACTGGCCTCTGTTGTTGTGGGTTCCATACAagtgtttttcacagctgtggcTGCACTTATTATAGATAAAACTGGGCGAAAAGTACTGCTTTCTAtttcag GGGTCATTATGGCTATCAGCACTGCAGCATTTGGGTTGTACTGTAAAGTGGTCCTTCCAAACCCTAGGAATTCATCACAACCTGACTTACTGACTACACCAAATTCAGTATCTGCAGGAGCAGAAAACAACCTAGCATGGTTGGCTGTAGTGAGCTTGGGGCTGTTCATCACTG GTTTTGCCCTTGGTTGGGGTCCCATTCCATGGCTGGTGATGTCTGAAATATTCCCACTTAAAGCTAGAGGGATTTCCAGCGGTGCCTGTGTCTTAACAAACTGGTTTATGGCTTTTTTAATAACCAAGGAATTTCATGATCTTACA ggCTTCCTGACTTCCTATGGCACTTTCTGGCTTTTCTCTGTCCTCTGTATCCTAAATGTAATTTTTACTGTCCTGTATGTGCCTgaaacaaaaggaaggacttTGGAACAAATAGAGGCTCACTTTCGAAGATTACCTGCAACCTGA